The Litoribacterium kuwaitense genome includes the window CCATTATGAGAGACACACGATTATGATCAATACCTGTAGCCATCCGGCGAGGATTCCCAAAAGCCGTTGGAGAAATTAAAGCTTGAATCTCAACAAGCATTGGACGCGTACCTTCCATCGAAGCGACAACGGTCGAACCGGCAGACCCTTTGGACCGCTCCTCTAGGAAGATTTCCGAAGGGTTTTTGACTTCTGTCAGTCCTGCTTCCTTCATTTCAAAAATACCCATCTCATTCGTAGATCCAAAGCGGTTTTTGACAGCACGTAAAATTCGGTACGCGTGATGGCGTTCACCTTCAAAATAGAGAACTGCATCCACCATATGCTCCAACAGTCGCGGTCCGGCAATGGCGCCTTCCTTCGTCACATGACCAACGATAAACACAGCAATACCTTTTGTTTTTGCCAGCTTCATTAAGTCTGCGGTACATTCGCGAACTTGCGAAACGCTTCCTGGAGCAGATGTAATATCCTCTTGATACACCGTTTGAATGGAATCAATAATTAACACCCGCGGCTGCATCGCTTCAGCCGCCTGGAGAATGACCGATAAATTTGTCTCAGACATAATATATAGCTCTTCTTCATGAATATGCAGGCGATCCGCTCTTAATTTCGTTTGTTTTTCAGATTCTTCTCCCGACACGTACAAAACCTTTTCCTTTTGCTTTGCCGCTTGATTGGAAATTTGCAGCAGTAGTGTTGACTTTCCGATGCCTGGGTCTCCGCCAATTAAGACGAGGGAACCTGGTACAATTCCTCCGCCAAGCACCCTGTTCATTTCTTCCATATCTACGGAAAACCGGGGTTCCTGAGCAGTTTTTACCGACGCTATAGACGTTGGCGCTGCTGTCTTAGTTACGCTAGAAGAGCCGGTTTGCCATCCTCTTCTTTGTTTAGCTTCTCTAAACTCACTCAACGTATTCCACGCCTGACAAGCTGGACATTTTCCCATCCATTTTGCAGAAACGTAGCCGCATTCCTGGCAGACAAATTGATTCTTACTTTTGGCCATTTCATCACTCCTAAGTTTAGTTTGCCTTGGTTTTTTTAAGTTAAGTTATGGGGAAATTTTTGGGAGGAAACGATTGTGGGGGAATGAAGAAAAAGCTTGGTCATCAGTCTATACAAATGCTTGATGAGGCTACATTCAGTATAAATGAAAAGAGAAGCCCTCGAAAAGGACTTCCCTTGAATAATCATGTGGACGGTGTTGGCTTTTCAGTACGAACGACAAATTCGCCTTTTTCAACACCCAATGTAATTTTTTGACCTTTGGCAATCGTTCCTTTTAAGAGCTCTTCAGACAACCGATCTTCAACTTGTCGTTGTAAAGCTCTACGCAGTGGACGTGCCCCATACTCGAGGTCCATGCCTTCTTCAGCAATTTTCTCAAGCGCTGGCGCCGTCAACTTAAAGTCAATATCCTGCTCGCGCAGTCGTTCTTGAAGCTGCTTCGCCATTTTTGAAACGATTTCTTTAATATGTTCTTTTTTAAGAGAATGGAATACGATAATCTCGTCAATACGGTTTAAAAACTCTGGGCGGAATGAACGCTTTAATTCAGCCAAAACTTTATTTTTCATTTCTTTATAATCTTGGCCTTCTTCTTGAACATTAAACCCAACATACGCATTGCGCTTTAATTCGCTGGCACCGACGTTTGATGTCATAATGACAACCGTATTACGAAAATCGACAGATCGTCCTTTGGAATCCGTCAAGCGTCCGTCCTCTAGCACTTGAAGCAAAATATTAAAGACGTCTGGATGAGCCTTCTCTATTTCGTCGAGTAAAATGACTGAATAAGGCTTCTGGCGTACTTTTTCTGTTAACTGGCCGCCTTCCTCATGACCAACATACCCCGGTGGCGATCCGACAAGCCTTGACGTCGCATGTTTTTCCATATACTCAGACATATCAACACGAATCATGTTGTCTTCATCACCAAATAGTGATTCTGCCAAGGCTCTGGCGAGTTCTGTTTTCCCGACCCCTGTCGGACCAAGGAAAATAAACGAGCCAATGGGGCGCTTTGGATCTTTTAAACCGGCACGGGCACGACGAACTGCTTTTGATACAGCTTGAACGGCATCGTCTTGCCCTACGACGCGGCTATGCAGAATGTTTTCTAAGTTTAACAAGCGCTCAGTTTCTGCCTGTGCCATTTGTGATACTGGCACCCCAGTCCAACTCGATACGACAAGGGCAATGTCTTCAGTAGTGACTTCAGTGTTTTCCTGTCCTTGTTTTTCTTTCCAAGATTTTTTCGATCCTTCAAGCTCTTCACGAAGTCGCTGCTCAGTGTCACGTAAGGAGGCTGCTTTTTCGAACTCTTGGCTTTGGACAGCGGCGTCTTTTTCTTTACGAATCGCATCCAATTTCTGTTCAAGCTCTTTCATGTCTGGTGGCGCGGTATATGAGCGTAAGCGCACTTTTGCTGCTGCCTCATCGATGAGATCAATTGCTTTATCTGGTAAAAAACGATCTGAAATATATCGATCTGATAATGACACAGCTGATCCAATGGCTTCATCGGTGATTTTCACTCTGTGGTGTGCTTCGTAACGATCACGCAATCCTTGGAGGATTTGTACAGACTCTTCAGCTGAAGGTTCATTCACTTGAATTGGCTGGAAACGGCGCTCCAGTGCCGCATCTTTTTCAATGTATTTGCGATACTCGTCTAAGGTTGTTGCCCCAATACATTGGAGCTCACCACGGGCTAACGAAGGTTTAAGAATATTAGACGCATCGATGGCACCTTCTGCTCCTCCTGCACCGATCAGCGTATGAAGCTCATCAATAAACAGAATGATATTTCCCGCCTGACGAATCTCTTCCATCACTTTTTTCAAACGATCTTCAAATTCGCCTCGATATTTCGTTCCAGCAACAACCGTCCCCATATCAAGGGTCATCACTCGTTTATCCCGTAAAATTTCTGGCACTTCGTTTTGAATAATTTGCTGAGCCAACCCTTCAGCAATCGCGGTCTTCCCTACACCAGGCTCACCGATGAGCACAGGATTATTTTTTGTCCGACGGCTCAATACTTCAATAACACGTTGAATTTCTTTACTACGCCCAATTACTGGGTCCAGGTGGTCTTCTCTGGCAATTGAAGTGAGGTCGCGTGCCAAGCTATCCAACGTTGGTGTATTGGCACTCGCTGCTGCACCACTTTGCGTCGATCCTCCACTCTCATTGCTTCCGAGTAATTGTAAAACTTGCTGCCTCGCCTTATTCAAGCTGACACCTAAGTTATTCAGCACTCGTGCAGCCACACCTTCTCCTTCTCGAATAAGTCCAAGTAGAATATGCTCGGTACCGACATATGAATGACCAAGCTTACGTGCTTCGTCCATCGAAAGCTCAATCACTTTTTTAGCACGTGGTGTATAGTGAATTGTCTGTGAGGTGTCCTTGCCTACGCCAATTAAAGCTTCTACTTCTTTTTGAATTTTTTCCGGGCTCAAGCCTAAGGCTGCTAGTGCCTTCGCTGCAATACCTTCCCCCTCACGAACAAGACCTAATAAAATATGTTCTGTACCGATATTGTTATGGCCAAGTCTAACTGCTTCTTCTTGAGCAAGGGCGAGCACCTTTTGTGCCCTTTCTGTAAATCGTCCAAACATCATATAGGCTACCTCCCAGATCTAATTTGATTTCGATTCCAGCGTCAAACGTTCGCGAATTAAAGCAGCTCTTCGGATGTCTCGCTCTTTAGGTGCCAGTGCCTTTCCCGCGTATTGTTGAAGAAATCCTGGCTGCATTAATATCATAATTTCACTTAGAATACTTTGTGAAACCCCTTGAATAAAGGAGAAATCAATACCAAGTCTAACATCGGACAAACAATTTGCTGCTTCTTTGCTTTGAATGATTCTGCTATTTGCTAAAATTCCATACGAACGCCAAATTCGATCTTCTAACTCCACTCTGGAAGACTCTAACAGCGCATGACGAATTTCTCTTTCCTTATGGATAAGTTCATATACAACGCTTGTTAAATCTTCAACAATATCTTGTTCGGATCTCCCTAAAGTTAACTGATTGGAAACTTGAAATACACTTCCTTGCGCCTCTGACCCTTCGCCGTAAATGCCACGAACGGCAATACCTAGCTGATTTACAGCCGAAATAATTGCATTCATGCGACCAGTCATCACCAATGCAGGAAGATGAACCATCACCGACGCACGCATGCCCGTTCCAACATTCGTCGGACAAGCCGTCAAATAACCCTTTTGCTCATCAAATGCATAGTCTAAATGCTTTTCCAAGACGTCATCCATCTGATTTGCAGCAGACAAAGCCTCAACGACTTGAAGGCCGGGAAATAAGCATTGCAAACGAAAGTGATCTTCTTCGTTCACCATTAAACTTACATTTTCTTCATCCGACAATAGCACCGCTGCCGAATGTCTAGCATTCGCTAAGTGAGGTGAAATTAAATGCTTTTCAACGAGCACTCGCTTTTCAGTCTCATTCAGCTCATGCATTTTTAGCATTGCTAATTGACCAACATCACCAAACGAGTTCGGTACAATCTTCGCTTCTGCTTCTCGCAAAACCTTTTGTAAATTTCCTTCATCAGCAACGGTTGGAAAAGGGGAGCTTTGTAGATTTCGTGCAAAGCGAATGCGGGAACTCATTACGATATCGTCTTCCGGTCCACCGCGACGCACCCAAGGACTTAGTGCTTGCTGAATAAATTTTTCCAGGGACATGGATCACTCCTCCCCCTTCTGCAACTTTTCTTGCAATGAACGAATTTCATCTCTAAGTACAGCTGCTTTTTCAAACTCTTCTTGGTCAATCAACCGTTGCATTTGTGTTTTAAGCTTTTGGAGATCTCTTATTCTATTCAATTCTTTTCCGGCACGCTTTGGAACCTTTCCTGTATGCTCGACATTTCCTGCCTGGATACGGCGTAATATAGGATCTAATCTAGGTCCAAAGGTACTATAGCATGTGCTACAGCCAAATTTTCCTGTCTTCACAAACTCCGAAAAGCTTAACTGACAAGAAGGACAGATAGGCTCCTTCAGTTCTGAAGATGTACGGCTAGCTTGAGGGAAAAAAGCATTTTGTGCCTGCCCGAAAATACCGGAGAATAAATCTTGGATTGTGTAGCCCGCTTGAGACATCGGAGAATACTCTTCTTTTTCGGCCGCACACACTTCGCAAAGGTGCTGGACGCTTTTTTCTTGATTAACAATCTGCGTGAAATGTACGGTGGCGGGACGTTGCTGACAATTGTCACACTTCAAAAGGCTCCCTCCCCTATATCTTATATTTCAGCGTATTTAAAATAGAATATAATAGCCTACTGCGCAAAGAGTCACGTTGTTCGATCGGAATATCCAAAACCGCCCGGTCCATGAGCTTTAATAAGATCATACTTTCTCTCTTCGTAACTGCCCCTTCTTCATACAAT containing:
- the radA gene encoding DNA repair protein RadA, with product MAKSKNQFVCQECGYVSAKWMGKCPACQAWNTLSEFREAKQRRGWQTGSSSVTKTAAPTSIASVKTAQEPRFSVDMEEMNRVLGGGIVPGSLVLIGGDPGIGKSTLLLQISNQAAKQKEKVLYVSGEESEKQTKLRADRLHIHEEELYIMSETNLSVILQAAEAMQPRVLIIDSIQTVYQEDITSAPGSVSQVRECTADLMKLAKTKGIAVFIVGHVTKEGAIAGPRLLEHMVDAVLYFEGERHHAYRILRAVKNRFGSTNEMGIFEMKEAGLTEVKNPSEIFLEERSKGSAGSTVVASMEGTRPMLVEIQALISPTAFGNPRRMATGIDHNRVSLIMAVLEKRAGMLLQHQDAYLKVAGGVKLDEPAIDLAVAISIASSFRDRECRAGDIVIGEVGLTGEIRRVSRIEQRVQEAAKLGFERVILPARNLSGWQPPKNIEIVGVETIEEVLQHALGGA
- the clpC gene encoding ATP-dependent protease ATP-binding subunit ClpC — its product is MMFGRFTERAQKVLALAQEEAVRLGHNNIGTEHILLGLVREGEGIAAKALAALGLSPEKIQKEVEALIGVGKDTSQTIHYTPRAKKVIELSMDEARKLGHSYVGTEHILLGLIREGEGVAARVLNNLGVSLNKARQQVLQLLGSNESGGSTQSGAAASANTPTLDSLARDLTSIAREDHLDPVIGRSKEIQRVIEVLSRRTKNNPVLIGEPGVGKTAIAEGLAQQIIQNEVPEILRDKRVMTLDMGTVVAGTKYRGEFEDRLKKVMEEIRQAGNIILFIDELHTLIGAGGAEGAIDASNILKPSLARGELQCIGATTLDEYRKYIEKDAALERRFQPIQVNEPSAEESVQILQGLRDRYEAHHRVKITDEAIGSAVSLSDRYISDRFLPDKAIDLIDEAAAKVRLRSYTAPPDMKELEQKLDAIRKEKDAAVQSQEFEKAASLRDTEQRLREELEGSKKSWKEKQGQENTEVTTEDIALVVSSWTGVPVSQMAQAETERLLNLENILHSRVVGQDDAVQAVSKAVRRARAGLKDPKRPIGSFIFLGPTGVGKTELARALAESLFGDEDNMIRVDMSEYMEKHATSRLVGSPPGYVGHEEGGQLTEKVRQKPYSVILLDEIEKAHPDVFNILLQVLEDGRLTDSKGRSVDFRNTVVIMTSNVGASELKRNAYVGFNVQEEGQDYKEMKNKVLAELKRSFRPEFLNRIDEIIVFHSLKKEHIKEIVSKMAKQLQERLREQDIDFKLTAPALEKIAEEGMDLEYGARPLRRALQRQVEDRLSEELLKGTIAKGQKITLGVEKGEFVVRTEKPTPST
- a CDS encoding protein arginine kinase produces the protein MSLEKFIQQALSPWVRRGGPEDDIVMSSRIRFARNLQSSPFPTVADEGNLQKVLREAEAKIVPNSFGDVGQLAMLKMHELNETEKRVLVEKHLISPHLANARHSAAVLLSDEENVSLMVNEEDHFRLQCLFPGLQVVEALSAANQMDDVLEKHLDYAFDEQKGYLTACPTNVGTGMRASVMVHLPALVMTGRMNAIISAVNQLGIAVRGIYGEGSEAQGSVFQVSNQLTLGRSEQDIVEDLTSVVYELIHKEREIRHALLESSRVELEDRIWRSYGILANSRIIQSKEAANCLSDVRLGIDFSFIQGVSQSILSEIMILMQPGFLQQYAGKALAPKERDIRRAALIRERLTLESKSN
- a CDS encoding UvrB/UvrC motif-containing protein translates to MKCDNCQQRPATVHFTQIVNQEKSVQHLCEVCAAEKEEYSPMSQAGYTIQDLFSGIFGQAQNAFFPQASRTSSELKEPICPSCQLSFSEFVKTGKFGCSTCYSTFGPRLDPILRRIQAGNVEHTGKVPKRAGKELNRIRDLQKLKTQMQRLIDQEEFEKAAVLRDEIRSLQEKLQKGEE